TTGAATTAGAAAATCTGATTAATAAGTATTGTGATAAGGTTCTGTCCCATCATCTATAAATTCTGGTGTCCCATTTGTAGGAAAGTAGAAAAGAAGTGATATAATCATCTCTAGCTCATATCAACTTTTTGAGTAACCGTTCATGGAGATAGGGGATTTAAGATTAAGATAAAATATGGTTATTTAGCTCCTTAATTTCATCGAGGGAAAGGCCGGTGGATTCAGCTATTAAGTGGACAGATACGCCAGCTTTAAGTAGGTTTCTAGCCACTGCTATTTTAGCCTGTTTTTCGCCCTTTTCTTCACCAATTTGAATACCTTCTTCTCTGCCTTTTTCATGTCCGATAAGGATGCCTTCATGAAGTTTTTCTTCAAGGGTAGATAAATAATCATCGGTACGTTTCTTAGCTTGATCATAAGCGAGACGTTCTTCTTTACTCCAATTATATTGGTTTAACTCATCATAAGCCCTACCAATAATTACATCACTACCTATTATTTTTTTTAGATCCTCTTCGCTCGTTTCATCTGCGTGCTTAAAAAAATAGATCCATTTTTCAACAATATTTTCTAATTGATCTTCTTTTGTCTTATTAAACTTTGGTAGCTCTATAAAAGTGAAACTAAAGTCTTTGAGATCATGTTCAAAGGTCATTTTATCAAAAGTAACGTGATCAGACTTATAAGCCAGCTTATTAGGAAATAGGATAAAATCAGCAATAGCAATAAAGATAACCCCTTTAAGATCATGATACTGGTCACCTACATCAGCTTGACTTGAATAAGCTTTGGCAGCGTAGTATTGGGCACGTTTTTCAAAGCCTCTTGTTTTAGCAACTTGCATCTCAATGATGGTTTTTATCCCTGTAGAATCAACACAGAGAACATCAACAATGCTTTGCTTTTGAGAAGCAATGACAGGGTCTTGAATGGGACTGAGAAAGGAGACATCTTTAATCTGGTTGTCATCAGTAAGATCTAATATATCATTAAGGAAGTGAATAAGAATGTCTTTATTCCTCTCAGTACCAAATATTTTCTTAAATGCATAATCATTTCGCACATTGAGAAATTTAGAGAGAGCCATGAGAAAGTAAGTTGGAGAGTAGACCGGCGGAACTTCCCCACCAGTCTCTCGCAGAACTGTACGTAAAGTAGAGTAGGCAGCCAGCGAGTTACTATTAAGCACTTTTCCAACAGCCTCTCTCCGAACCACGCATGACCGTTTCCGTATCACGTGGCTCTCCAATAATCTAACGTTTTAAGGAATCACCATCATATTTCCCATATTGGATTTTCTTATGGCATTCATGACAAACAACAAGAGTTTTTCTCTGTCGTTCAATCATTCTTTTCTTCCATTCAGGTAGTTCAACATTACTCTTACTTCGTAGATCAGCAAGTTTACGTACATGGTGTACCTCAATCTGCTCTTGTGATTTACATAATTCACAAGTTTGTGCCAATAGTCTTTGCTCTATTTCACTACGCTTATTCCATATTGGTATAAGGTTATCACTTATGCTTACCCATTTATTCCATTTTAGCGACACAGCACCAAAGTGTGTAATTAATGGTATCTTTGATGGTAAACGATCTACTCTGATTTGGATGACTTTTCGTTTTTCACCTTCATCGTTTTCAATCATCGCACCAAATTTTCTATAAATTTTCCTGCAAGTTGTTTTGTATTTAGATGCTAAAGTCTTTACTAATGATACTTCCATCACATACTTCAGATAACTTAGTGTGTGAAGGTTGTAGGCCATTTTGTAGTATTGTACAATTCCTCGATATTCAGTTTGATACTGAGCAACAATACTGTAAGCTGTATCAATTGTACGTTGAGGTAAATGTATAGGCTTTCCACAACGCATATATTCAGAACACTTTTTCTGCTTTATATGGTGTGGTACACGTAAGCCAACACTACCGTTAATACACCGCTGTGTCCGATGATCATGTTTATCATCTGCATGCAAGACGTGTATTTCATAACCCAAAAAATTGGCTTTGCTATCACATGCGTGTGTAATAAGCGTTTTATCTTCATTAAGCATAAGTTTGAGCTCCTCATTGAGGAATCTAGCAATCTCATTTTTAATTTGTTCAGCTTCATTTTTTTGGTCCTGCAAACCCTACCAGAACATCATCAGCATACCTAACATACCAAAGACGTCGATAATTTTGATCACAAGAGTCCTTAGATGGCATACTCTGCACTAATTGGCGCAGTTGCCTTACTTGCTCCCAATTCCCTTGTTTTCTCATCATCGATACTTGCTTGGTTAACCTTAAATATTTTGGGTTTGTCCTTCTTCGCTTACCTCGGTTATTTGCTGGTATTAATGTATGTTCCACATGTTTATCTAACCGATCGAGTAATATGTTACTCAGAATTGGACCAATAATAGAGCCCTGTGGTACTCCACTGTGACTCTTATTGTACTTCCAATTTTCCATATATCCTGCTTTTAGCAGTCGATTGATTAGTTGGATAAAACGGTTGTCTTGAAAGCTTTCACTCAGTATTTTTAACAATATGGTATGATCAATTGAGTCATAACATGCTCTGAGATCCCCTTCTATAAACCATTTTGTACCTCTGCCTTTTTGCGTTACTGCTTTTAATGCAGTATGGCATCCACGCTTTGGCCGGAATCCATGTGAACACTCACTAAATTTAGACTCATAATAGGCTTCCAATATTAATCGGATTACTTCTTGAAGTAACTTGTTTGACCATGTTGGCAATCCTAACGGCCTTCGTTTACCGCTCTTCTTTAAAATGTAGATACGTTTTACTGGTATCCATCGATATCGTTCATAGCGTAAATCCTCTATGATTTTATCAATTTTCTCCAAAGACATACCATTAACTGTTTCAGCAGTTACACCTTCTGTCATAGCACCTTTATTACGACAAAGTTTACCATACGCTTGAAGGTAAAGATCACGCTGATAAAGTAGGCGATATACGTTTTTAACCGGCAGATTTCTTTGTCCGCGTTCACGTATAATGTTAAGTATTGTTTCAGCTTTCCGCATCTTGCGTACCTCCCAATTTCAACATTCAATTATCTGTCACCCTTTGCCCTGTATGTGGCTCTCCCACATTCCCCGGTGGTTCGTTACTTCCACGACTACTACGATGACTCCGTAACCATAGAACTCGCGTTCCTTAGGTCATCCCATGTTCCGTCACTAAGAACTGTTCTAGATCAACTTAGGTTTTCCATTCATCCTCTTAAATAAGTTCACTACTTATCGTTCTACAGCCAGAATGTCGCACAAACGAAAGTTTAATCTGTGCTTACTGTAGACATGGGGTTTTAAATGTGATACCCATGGATGTGAAGTCCCACCCCTGAAGATTAGAATTCAAGCAGTTTAGCTTTAACCATATTGATCAGGTGTTGCAAGCCGTTATCTTACACATCTTCAGACAACTCTCGCTTTACATACATGCTCTTGTCCTCCTCCCCTTTCGGGTTAAAGTTAGTTGTTCACCTCGAGGCCATTTATTCTGAACCCCGCTTAGCTCTGCTAAGTATTTCTTAATGCGTGCCACGGCGCACCCTCTCGATTTATACAGCTCCCGTTATTCAGCCTTTTGATCCCAATCCTAGTGTCCAGTGATAGAAAATATTTGGAGACCTCTTTCTCACTTTTGCTAGAAATTGCTTTGCTAGTCTTCCATGATTTCGAAGTTTCTTATATTTGGCTCTGACCCATCCTACTAGGTGCCACTCTACATTTCTGAGAGATGGATACATCTCTGATTTATAAAACCTGCCATAGTACTGATACCAGCCTCGGACTATAGGATTTATTTTCTTTGATATTTTCTCTAGTGTTGTATATGTTTGCCTACGTATTTTCCATGACCTTATGGTTTGGTTGATCTTCTTCTTGGCTTTGTTGCTAATTGCAGGTAGAAATGAGACAAAATAGTTTCCTATTTTATTGTTCTTTGCCAGTCTAGGTCTGAACGTGTAACCCAGAAAGTCAAAGCTCTGTATTGGAAACTCATCTCTCCTATTGTCATCCTTACAGTACACTATTTGTGTCTTTTCAGGATGTAATTTTAGCTTAAACTCAGCCAATCTTTCTTCGATCTTGTCTTTTATGAATTTTGCCTGTCTCTGGGTTTTACAGTGCACCATTGCATCATCTACATATCTCTCAAATGGTATTGTTGGGTAGTTTTGCCTCATCCACATATCAAATGCATGATGCATAAATATGTTAGAAATGATTGGGCTTACAGAACCTCCTTGTGGAACTCCCTTATTCCTAACTACCTTACTGCCATCTGCTAGTTGAATCGGGGCTTTCATCCACCTTTCCACGTACAGTATGACCCACTTGCAATCTGTATGCTTCTTGATAGTTTGCAGTGCTAACACATGATCCAGATTGTCGAAAAATCCAGAAATATCAAGATCTATCGTCCAATCACTTCTCCAACATCTCTTACACGCTGTACTTACCGCATCCAGTGCAGACTTGTTTGGTCTATAACCATACGAATCTTCGTGAAATTCCTGCTCTACTAACGGTTCGAGATACATAGTAGCTGCTGTTTGCCCTATCCTGTCGAATACTGAAGGAACACATAAAGTTCTTTGTCCTCCTGTATCTTTTGGTATCGCAACAGCTTTTACTGGTTCTGGAAAATAACTTCCGGATGACATCCGATTCCACAGTTTGTATAGATTATCTTTTAGATTTTCTTCAAACTTTGTTATCGAGACCTCATCTACACCTGCCGCACCTCTGTTTTTGGATACTTGTTTATAAGCTTTCCAAATCAGTTGCTTTGGTATGTCAAAAGATTTTGTTTTATTCATTAACTCTTCCCTTTCGGTTGATAAATAATTAAAACTAAATAACTCAGCCCCTTCGCTCCATTTCCATTACAAAAACTTCTTCACTACTACGAGCTAATCCGCCCCTGTTTTTCGCATCAGTACTCTCTTCCTTAGAGTTCAGCTCCTTGGACTTCTCCCTTATCATCGAAACGACAGGTTCCCATAGTTCCACACAATAGCCTGAAATAGGTTCATGCCACCTATATGCCGGATGCCACCTACCCAGTAGACAAGTTCCCGATAGGCTTATCCCAAGTTACTTTTTCTCCCCTGGTTTTGACATCATCGCATTACCTTTCGACGTGTAATCAGTGGTTCACTTGCGTTCATCTCTCTATTTCACACATGACGCATAATTACGCCTTTTCCATAACGCTCACTACCTTGGCTCTTTACCAAAGCAGCTTATGGTTGTTTGAAGCCTGCTCTTGTAAACCGGCTCCGAGGGGCCCACCCTCATCTATTGTGCAGCTTTCGCACTTAGTTTGCTCTTTCCTGAACATTCCTTGTGTCTCTACGGCACACAAAAAGCATTAATAATTATACACAATTCTGAAGAAATATTCAACTCTTGTGTTTAAATCTTATTTTTTTAAACTTTGGGTATGTTAGAGAAAAAAACGACTGTCAAAGATGGCCTAAGAATAGCATCTTCTGCTTTAGACGTCCTTTTGTACATCTTTCTATAACTCCCTCATAAAGCGCCTAAAAACGCCAGCAAATGAATTCATAGATTCAGTAGCTATAAAGAGCTTTAAAAACACTTATTTTGGTGTAACCTCCTAATAAAAATACGAGCCCAAAAGCTCAATTACCTAACATCGCGAGATTAACCTCTCACACCTTTACATGATAAAGATCTTGAAACTTAATGTCAACATTTCAGTAGCAAATTTTATTATATCCTATTAGTATGGACAAAAAGAAGATACATTGCCAGTAGAAGAAAAAGTGTTAGCTACCATTGCATGCCATGGATCAATTCGAGAAGGGAGAAATTAGAGGAAATGAACGAGCTACTGAGACGAATGGAAGAAACACCGTATGCTGATCACGGAAGACCAACGTATATAGAAATGAAACTAAGTGATATAGAAAAATTGTTTGAAAGAAGATAGATTAAACTTGTTGAAGTGATCTTTATTGAGATAGTTCTTCTAGTTATTAAGGAGTCAGTATAGAATGTAAATATTTGTTTTGTAGATAAAGAGTGGCTGCTAATAACCCTAATTTTTTAGACTACAAAGTAGGACAGAAAGTAAGAAGTTGTAGGCTAGCGAAGGGTTACACTCAAAAGGATTTAGCAAGTAAAATCGGTACAAAATATCAGGTCATACTACAATATGAAAAAGGAACACGTAGAATTTCAATTAACAAATTATATGAGTTAGCAGAAGCATTATCAACAACTGCTAGAGATCTAGCTTGCGGACAAGAAGTATCAAAAAGGTATGAGGAAGAAGAGATAGTAAGAAGACATAAAGAAATTAAGGATCAAGAATTACGCGAAACGTTTTACTTATTAACCAGATTCATCCGTATTAGTGAGGAAAGAAGCGGAAAAGCGGTGAAAATAGAAGTAGCAAGGGGTTTAGTTAAGGCAGGAGTTTCTGCTCACGTTATCTCTCGAACAACCAATTTATCTATTAGTGAATATGAAGAGAAGAAGATTTCTATTCCGTATAAAGTAGGGCAAAGGATAAAAGAGTGGAGGTTGAGACGAGAGTATACCCAAGAAGATTTAGCAAACAAAGTCGGCATAACAAATCAAAGGATATACGAATATGAACAAGGGCGAGCTGCCGTTTCACTTGAAACATTAGATGAAATAGCAAAGGTATTATCAATCAGTATCATAGATCTACTTCCCGAATCAACAGAAGATGAAAATAGCGAAGTTGGGTTATCAAATTTGATAGAAGAATACAAAAAGATTGAGAGCCAGGAGTTACGAGATGTGCTGATCAAATCTTTGTTTGAAGGCATACATGTTTGTAATGAAAAGATTAGAGAAGCAAAGAAGGTTGAAGTTGCAAGGAATTTAATCAAAGAAGGAATTTCTGTTGATATTATCTCGCAAACGACTGGCCATAAGTTTTAAGTAAGATCTTTTATATTTCCATAAAAAAATAAACAAAAAAAAATTAAAAAATTGATTTGACTTCACCCGAAAGCTATGGCTTTATGCCAATACTGCTAAAAAATAGCAGTAAACATTTAAAAATAATTTATTATTAGTGAAGGATATATTATATGAATAATAACAATAAAAGTAAAGATCGTAGAGAAGAAATAGAGTTCAGAGCATTGGTAAGCAAAGGACATGCTTTACTAGATCGTGAAATAATAGAAACGTTTCTGAGTGGAGCGCATGATGGGGTCGAAGCTAGCATTATTGCTGAAAGGCTAATGGATCGTTTTAAAGGAATAGGAAGGATTTCAAGTCTGGAAATAGATGACCTGAAAACTATAGAAGGGGTAACCGACTCTACAGTTACAGCAATTTTATGTCTTAAGGAAGCTTTAAAGAGGGTGCCGAGAGAAGAGTTAAAGAAAGGACCAGTAATAGGTGGTAACTTAGAAAAGCTCGTAGAATATTGTAAGTTGAAAATGTGATATAAAAGAGGATAAGAGGGAAAGATAGCCCTACTCACTATAGGAATAGGACTATCATGGGCGTGTGCGACCGGAAGAATATTGGTACTACAACCGTTTAAATCAAGGTACACTAGCCCATCTCTCGATACGTTTGAATAGTTGCTTGGGACATATATATGCACCCGTTTACAATCTTAAATTAACTAAAACTATCGAGGTTTATTATGGTTACATCTTATCAAAATTTTATTGGCATTGACATCGGAAAATTTAAAAATGTCGTTGCAATTCACAAACAGAAGAACGCTGTCAAATTTGACAATGATTCTGATGGTTGGCAACAATTATTTCAAAAGTTTTCAGATATTCTACCTAATTCTTTAGTAACTTTGGAAAACACAGGAAAATATGAGCTTGGTTTGTCACATTTTCTTATTGACAAGAATATTGCAGTACATCGAGCTAATACTCGTAAAGTAAAAAGCTTTATCTTGTCTCACGGAACTGTAGCAAAGTCTGATAAATCAGATGCGAGGGCTCTTGCTCAATATGGATTTGAACGCCATAGAACTCTCTCTCTATTTGTACCTACATCAAAAGAACAATCAACCCTGGTTGCACTTTGTCAACGTCGTGATGACATTACGCAAATGAGAGCTCAAGAAAAATGCAGACTAGAAGCACCGGAAAATGATCATATAAAGGAAAGTTGTCAAAAAACTATAGAATTCTTTAATAGTCAAATAGATGAACTCAATAATACTATACAAAAAATTATTGATGAAAGCCGTGAGTTACAACAACGTCAAAAAATCCTTAAAACGGTTCCTGGAATAGGTTCAAAGTTATCTCAAGATTTTCTGTGTTTAATGCCAGAGCTTGGTTATTTAGGCAGAAGAGAAGTAGCAAGTCTTGCTGGAGTTGCACCTCATCCTAAGGAAAGTGGTAAAGCTGTTGGTTACCGAAGGATTATAGGCGGTAGAAGTAATATTCGTTCAAAGCTCTTTACAGCTGCCATGTCTGCTGCAAGGTCTAAATCTGTACTTGGTGCCTTTTATTCCAAGCTTGTTGAAAGTGGTAAGAAGAAGATGGTAGCTATAACAGCTCTAATGCGTAAAATTATAGTAATTGCTAATGCAAGACTTAAAGAAGCAGTCAATGTGAATATTTAAAAATTTACATAGCAGTAACTGAAATGAGTTAATGAATATTGTGAATAAGTACGTCCACACAGACTTAAAGTACTTATTCACATATTCATTGGCTTAAGCAGGAATTGTTGTAGTAGCTGTTTGATATAGAATTCTGTTTCTATGACAAACGGGTTTTTATTATCTATATGAAGTTGCAAAATTATACAAATGAAAAATTAAAAAAAAACATAGTTGATTTAACTCAAGTAGAAGAAGCGATAAAGAAGCTACAGAGCGGAGAGAGAGTAGTATCGATTGCATATGGTGACCATGTGGTTAGGTATGGAGAAGTTCAGATAAAAGATCTATTGGACTTAAGACAACGCATTAAATCTGAATTGAAAGTCGCAGTGAAGAGAAAAATTGTTATTTCAACGAATAAAGGAGTGGTATGAGAAGTTGCATGGTAGAAAATGGATACCCAGATTTTCTAGAGCATTTGAGATATATGATAGCTACTGCTACGCCAGGAATGCTTGTAAATGTAGTGGTAGACCTCTCACATTGGGAGACGAACGTGGATTTTAAATTAGCAAAAGAAGATGGAATATTGGGAGTTATTCATAAAGCAACGCAGGGGTTAAAGTACATAGATCCAACATACGTGGAAAGAAAAAAAGCTGCTGAGGAAGAAGGAATTCTCTGGGGAGCATACCATTTTGGAGTAGGAGAAAACGGAAAAGACCAAGCTGAGCATTTTTTGGAAACAGTTGGAGATGATGCTGAAGTATTACTAGCGCTTGATATAGAAGAAAATAAGAGTGGAAAGAATATAACGCCAAAACAAGCTGAAGACTTCGTTAACAGGGTTTATTTAATAACCGGACGTTTGCCACTGATTTACGGAAATGCGTATTTTCTCAAAGATTTTGCTACCCCAACTTTAACAGAATGTCCACTATGGCTAGCAAAATGGGGAGCAGAGCCAACATTACCGATAGGCTGGAAAAACTGGACTTTATGGCAATATACCGACGGTCAAACAGGTCCTAAACCAAATTCAGTAGAAGGCATAGGACCATGTGATCGAAATAAATTCAATGGGACGTTGGAAGAACTGAAAGATTTTTGGATATCATGATGTTATTGAAATCATTCAAACAATTATTCCACAAATCACCAAAACCAAAAAGCTCAGCCTGGGACGCTGCAGGATCAGGAAGAAGAGTGATGTATTGGCAGGGAGAGTCAGGAAGCATAAATAATTTGCTGTCTCAAAGCCTTGAGCACTTACGTAGCCGCTCTCGTGATATGGTAAGAAAGAACTCCTATGCAGCAAACATCATCGATACGATAGTAAGTAACTCTGTTGGGACAGGAATAAAGCCGCAGTCAAAGGCGAAAGATGCAGAGTTTCGGAAAAAAGTGCAAGAGTTATGGCTGAGATGGACAGATGAAGCAGACAGCAGTGGGATAAATGATTTTTATGGGTTACAAGCTTTGGTCTGTAGGAGCATGATAGAGGGAGGGGAATGTTTTGTACGGCTGAGAACAAGAAAACGAGAAGATGGTCTTTGTGTACCGTTGCAACTGCAAGTACTTGAATCAGAGCATTTAGATAATAAAAGCAATCAGACGCTCGGCAATGGTAATGTAATTCGCAATGGCATTGAATTTAACCGACTTGGGCAAAGAGAAGCGTACTACCTGTTTAGAGAACATCCAGGAGAAGGCTCGTTTGGCGAATCAGTGAGAGTGCCAGCAAACGATGTTTTACATATCTATAAACCACTTAGACCTGGGCAAATTCGAGGAGTACCGTGGCTTTCTACAGTACTACTCAAACTCTACGAACTTGATCAATATGACGATGCGGAATTAGTGAGAAAGAAGACAGCAGCGATGTTTGCAGGGTTTATTACGAGACTTGATCCAGAAGCAAATATTTTAGGAGAAGGTGAAGCAAATGAGCATGGAGTAGCGCTGTCAGGCTTAGAACCTGGGACTATGCAACTTTTAGATCCAGGAGAAGATATCAAATTTTCGGAACCATCAGATGTTGGGGGAAGCTATGAAGCATTTATGAAACAGCAGCTCAGAGCAATAGCAGTAGGTATGGGGATAACGTATGAGCAGCTAACAGGAGATCTAAGTGGTGTCAATTATTCATCAATCCGAGCAGGGTTAATAGAGTTTCGCCGGAGGTGCGCGATGTTACAACATAATGTGTTAGTATTTCAATTTTGCCGTCCAGTATGGGATAGGTGGTTAGAATTAGCCCTACTCTCCGGAGAACTCGATATAGGAGAAGAATGGACAAAAAAAGGGGCAAAAGAGGTAAAATGGATAGCGCAAGGGTTTGATTGGGTAGACCCGCTGAAAGATCAGCAAGCACAGCAAATGGCGGTAAGAAATGGGTTTAAGAGTAGGTCAGAAGTAGTTTCAGAGCTAGGTTACGATGTAGAAGAAATTGATCAGGAAATTGCTGAAGATCAAAGACGTGCAAGTGAACTGGGCTTAAGTTTTGATTCTGACGTGCAAGGTAATTTTAATACTAATACTGAGATAATATAAATGACTTGGATTAACAAGCCAATGATGATAGAGCAGAGAAGTTTTGATCTATTGTCATTACATGCAAAAAAGCAGCCGATTTTCAAAAACATAAAACATGTAACAAGAAATAGTGAAAGTGGAATAAAAGTAATACCAATACATGGAATCTTGACGAAAAAGTCAGAAGCTTTTGATGATGTGTTGGGGATGACATCGTATGAGAAGATACGTGAAAAGATAGAGGAAGCTTTAATAGATGAAGAAGTAGAAACAATAATTTTGGACATAGACAGCCCCGGAGGGGAAGTAAACGGTATATTCGACCTTTCTGACTTTATTTACGAAGCAAGGACAAAAAAGAGGATTGTGGCGATAGCAAATGATGATGCTTACTCTGCTGCGTACGCTATAGCTTCTAGCGCTGAAAAGGTATTTGTGAGCAGAACTTCAGGAGTAGGAAGCATTGGAGTAATAGCAAGCCATATAGATCAAAGTGAGTTTGATGAAAAACAGGGGGTAAAATATACCACAGTATTTGCAGGAAAGAGAAAAAACGATTTAAATCCGCATGAGCCGATAACGTCTGAAAGTCTGGAAAGCTTGGAAGGAGAGGTAAATCGCCTATATGAGATGTTTGTCCAGCTAATAGCAAGAAACCGAAATTTGTCCATGGAAAGAATCAAATCAACCGAAGCAGGGTTATATTTTGGAGAAAAAGCAATAGAGATAGGACTTGCTGATGGAATTACAATTTTTTCATCTATTAATAAAAATAGGAGTATTACTATGAATGAACAAACTACAACTGACCTAGAAACTGATAATTTAACTAAGTATCGTACTGAAGTTCTTGAATTAATACGTTTATGTAATTTATCAAAGATGCCAGAAAAGATAGGAGAATTTATTGAACAGGATGTAAATGCAAAGCAAGCCCAAGAGATATTAATGTCGATACTGGCGGAGAGAACGAAGAAGACGGAGATACTAAGTACAATACCACAGAATTCAGGAGAAGAGTTGATGATGCAGGTAGCGAAAAGTCGTGTGCAATCAGGTATTTAAAGTATTTGTATAACCGCCGTGTATAACAACCACAAATATGGCGGTAAAAAATAAAAAAAGGAGAGAAAAGGTATGAAAAGTATAAGTGAAGGAAATAATTTAGGCGATCTTCTGAAATATGAGGCATCAAGTCTATATTCAAGAGACCAAGTAACAGTAGCAAAAGGTCAAAATATTAAGCTTGGTGCAGTAGTTGCGAAGAAGACAGACGATGGTTTTATTAGGGTACTTAATCCAGCAGCAACAGATGGCACACAAACAGCAATAGGTGTAATAACAAGTGACGTAAATGCAATAGAAAACACCAAAGCAGTAATCATTACACGTATAGCAATGTTAGCAGATCATGCAGTGGTGTGGCCAGCAAATATCACTGAAGAGCAGAAAGCTGCAGCAATAAAGCAACTTGAAGCGCGGGGCATTATCATTCGTAGGGGAATTTAAACTGCTCAACTGAAGAGCAAAACCAACTTAAAACACACAGCATTAAAGGGGAAAAACATGCAAAATCCATTTACAAATCCGGCATTTAGTATGACAGCATTAACAAATGCAATGAACATATTGCCGATAAATTATGGTCGAACAGAAAATTTAAATTTATTTCCAAGTAGGTCGGTAAGATTTCGTCATATTACGATAGAAGAACACCACGGAGTATTGAGTTTATTACCAACGCAAGTGCCAGGAGCACCAGCAACAGTGGGAAAACGAGGAAAACGGAAAGTAAGAACATTCACAATTCCACATATTCCCCATGATGATGTAGTGCTGCCAGAGGAAGTACAGGGAATAAGAGCATTTGGATCAGAAAGTGAACTTAAAGCGCTGGCAGATGTAATAACTGACCATTTACAGCTAATGAGAAACAAACATGCAATAACGTTAGAACATCTGCGA
The nucleotide sequence above comes from Wolbachia endosymbiont of Oedothorax gibbosus. Encoded proteins:
- the ltrA gene encoding group II intron reverse transcriptase/maturase, with product MNKTKSFDIPKQLIWKAYKQVSKNRGAAGVDEVSITKFEENLKDNLYKLWNRMSSGSYFPEPVKAVAIPKDTGGQRTLCVPSVFDRIGQTAATMYLEPLVEQEFHEDSYGYRPNKSALDAVSTACKRCWRSDWTIDLDISGFFDNLDHVLALQTIKKHTDCKWVILYVERWMKAPIQLADGSKVVRNKGVPQGGSVSPIISNIFMHHAFDMWMRQNYPTIPFERYVDDAMVHCKTQRQAKFIKDKIEERLAEFKLKLHPEKTQIVYCKDDNRRDEFPIQSFDFLGYTFRPRLAKNNKIGNYFVSFLPAISNKAKKKINQTIRSWKIRRQTYTTLEKISKKINPIVRGWYQYYGRFYKSEMYPSLRNVEWHLVGWVRAKYKKLRNHGRLAKQFLAKVRKRSPNIFYHWTLGLGSKG
- a CDS encoding reverse transcriptase/maturase family protein codes for the protein MRKAETILNIIRERGQRNLPVKNVYRLLYQRDLYLQAYGKLCRNKGAMTEGVTAETVNGMSLEKIDKIIEDLRYERYRWIPVKRIYILKKSGKRRPLGLPTWSNKLLQEVIRLILEAYYESKFSECSHGFRPKRGCHTALKAVTQKGRGTKWFIEGDLRACYDSIDHTILLKILSESFQDNRFIQLINRLLKAGYMENWKYNKSHSGVPQGSIIGPILSNILLDRLDKHVEHTLIPANNRGKRRRTNPKYLRLTKQVSMMRKQGNWEQVRQLRQLVQSMPSKDSCDQNYRRLWYVRYADDVLVGFAGPKK
- a CDS encoding helix-turn-helix domain-containing protein translates to MAANNPNFLDYKVGQKVRSCRLAKGYTQKDLASKIGTKYQVILQYEKGTRRISINKLYELAEALSTTARDLACGQEVSKRYEEEEIVRRHKEIKDQELRETFYLLTRFIRISEERSGKAVKIEVARGLVKAGVSAHVISRTTNLSISEYEEKKISIPYKVGQRIKEWRLRREYTQEDLANKVGITNQRIYEYEQGRAAVSLETLDEIAKVLSISIIDLLPESTEDENSEVGLSNLIEEYKKIESQELRDVLIKSLFEGIHVCNEKIREAKKVEVARNLIKEGISVDIISQTTGHKF
- a CDS encoding group II intron reverse transcriptase/maturase, giving the protein MQDQKNEAEQIKNEIARFLNEELKLMLNEDKTLITHACDSKANFLGYEIHVLHADDKHDHRTQRCINGSVGLRVPHHIKQKKCSEYMRCGKPIHLPQRTIDTAYSIVAQYQTEYRGIVQYYKMAYNLHTLSYLKYVMEVSLVKTLASKYKTTCRKIYRKFGAMIENDEGEKRKVIQIRVDRLPSKIPLITHFGAVSLKWNKWVSISDNLIPIWNKRSEIEQRLLAQTCELCKSQEQIEVHHVRKLADLRSKSNVELPEWKKRMIERQRKTLVVCHECHKKIQYGKYDGDSLKR
- a CDS encoding Rpn family recombination-promoting nuclease/putative transposase, which translates into the protein MALSKFLNVRNDYAFKKIFGTERNKDILIHFLNDILDLTDDNQIKDVSFLSPIQDPVIASQKQSIVDVLCVDSTGIKTIIEMQVAKTRGFEKRAQYYAAKAYSSQADVGDQYHDLKGVIFIAIADFILFPNKLAYKSDHVTFDKMTFEHDLKDFSFTFIELPKFNKTKEDQLENIVEKWIYFFKHADETSEEDLKKIIGSDVIIGRAYDELNQYNWSKEERLAYDQAKKRTDDYLSTLEEKLHEGILIGHEKGREEGIQIGEEKGEKQAKIAVARNLLKAGVSVHLIAESTGLSLDEIKELNNHILS
- a CDS encoding IS110 family transposase; the encoded protein is MVTSYQNFIGIDIGKFKNVVAIHKQKNAVKFDNDSDGWQQLFQKFSDILPNSLVTLENTGKYELGLSHFLIDKNIAVHRANTRKVKSFILSHGTVAKSDKSDARALAQYGFERHRTLSLFVPTSKEQSTLVALCQRRDDITQMRAQEKCRLEAPENDHIKESCQKTIEFFNSQIDELNNTIQKIIDESRELQQRQKILKTVPGIGSKLSQDFLCLMPELGYLGRREVASLAGVAPHPKESGKAVGYRRIIGGRSNIRSKLFTAAMSAARSKSVLGAFYSKLVESGKKKMVAITALMRKIIVIANARLKEAVNVNI
- a CDS encoding gpW family head-tail joining protein, which encodes MKLQNYTNEKLKKNIVDLTQVEEAIKKLQSGERVVSIAYGDHVVRYGEVQIKDLLDLRQRIKSELKVAVKRKIVISTNKGVV
- a CDS encoding DNA repair protein RadC, which produces MNNNNKSKDRREEIEFRALVSKGHALLDREIIETFLSGAHDGVEASIIAERLMDRFKGIGRISSLEIDDLKTIEGVTDSTVTAILCLKEALKRVPREELKKGPVIGGNLEKLVEYCKLKM